One window of Paenibacillus sp. FSL K6-3182 genomic DNA carries:
- the rsmD gene encoding 16S rRNA (guanine(966)-N(2))-methyltransferase RsmD — MRVIAGEAKGRTLKAVPGMNTRPTTDKVKEAIFSMIGPYFDGGIALDLFAGTGGLGIEAWSRGIERTVFVDRERISIDTIRQNVETAKMGSAAEIYKNDAERALKALAKREQKFRLVFLDPPYKMITMDSLMTQLAQNKMLEPDAIIVVEHDAAHRYPEKLEYFDQLKHAKYGDIAVSIYQYYSDDSHQDGSESDVNE; from the coding sequence AGGCTGTGCCTGGTATGAATACGAGACCGACAACGGATAAGGTTAAGGAAGCTATTTTTAGCATGATTGGACCTTACTTTGACGGAGGAATAGCACTGGATCTGTTCGCAGGTACAGGTGGATTGGGTATCGAGGCTTGGAGCAGAGGCATAGAACGTACTGTTTTTGTTGATCGGGAAAGAATAAGCATTGATACGATTCGTCAAAATGTTGAAACGGCGAAGATGGGAAGCGCTGCTGAAATTTATAAAAATGATGCGGAGCGCGCATTGAAAGCGCTAGCGAAGCGGGAGCAAAAGTTCCGGCTTGTTTTTCTTGACCCGCCATACAAAATGATTACGATGGATAGTCTTATGACACAGCTTGCCCAAAATAAGATGCTTGAGCCGGATGCGATTATCGTAGTCGAGCACGATGCAGCTCACCGTTACCCGGAGAAGCTGGAATATTTTGACCAACTGAAGCATGCGAAATACGGGGATATTGCCGTTTCTATATATCAATATTACAGCGATGACAGTCATCAAGACGGGAGTGAATCCGATGTTAACGAATAA
- the coaD gene encoding pantetheine-phosphate adenylyltransferase: MLTNKQERVAVYPGTFDPVTYGHLDIIRRSAKQFDRLIVAVLNNSSKNPLFSVEERKALLTEVTRDIPNVEIDSFRDLLVRFMKTRQANVIIRGIRSVTDFEYELQLASTNHLLDDEIDTMFMMTNPKYSYLSSSIVKEIAQFHGAVYELVPPIVEKQLREKYNSKI, from the coding sequence ATGTTAACGAATAAACAAGAGCGCGTTGCTGTATATCCAGGCACGTTTGACCCTGTAACTTATGGCCATTTGGATATTATTCGAAGGTCTGCCAAACAATTTGATCGGTTAATCGTTGCCGTATTGAACAATTCGAGTAAAAATCCTTTGTTCAGTGTGGAGGAGCGCAAAGCGCTGCTTACAGAAGTGACGCGCGATATTCCAAATGTGGAAATTGACAGCTTCCGGGATTTGCTCGTTCGATTTATGAAAACACGGCAAGCAAACGTCATTATTAGAGGCATTCGTTCGGTAACTGATTTTGAATACGAGCTGCAGCTCGCTTCAACTAATCATTTGCTAGATGATGAAATAGATACGATGTTTATGATGACGAATCCGAAGTATTCCTACTTAAGCTCGAGCATCGTAAAAGAAATTGCACAATTTCATGGCGCAGTGTATGAGCTGGTACCGCCAATTGTGGAGAAGCAGCTAAGAGAGAAATATAACTCGAAAATATAA